DNA sequence from the Arthrobacter sp. V1I9 genome:
CTTCCAATTCACTACAAAAGTAGTAAAATAGCGGGATGGAAACGATCGCGATCGTTGGAGGCGGCATCGCAGGGTTGGCTCTGGCTGCCTGCCTGGACCCGGAGCGCTTCGAGGTGACCGTTTACGAGAAGCGGCCTGAGTTGCCTGCTGTGGGAAGCGCGCTGGGCATGTGGCCAAACGCGCAACGGGCGCTTGCCCGGGTGGGCGTGCTGGATGAGGCACGGTCCGTTAGTCCGGTGATCGGCAGCGGATCGGTGCGCAGCCCGGATGGTGAGCCTTGGGTCACCGTCGATGCCGGGGAGATGTTCGGCGTTTCCCGCATTGACCTGCTGCGGTTGCTCCACGCTGCTGTGCCGGCGACCGTCCGCCGGACCACCAGTCATCTGCGCGAGGTGCCCGCTGACGGGGGACTGGTGGTTGGCGCCGACGGCGTTCATAGCGTGGTCCGCCGCCAGGTCTGGGGCGCTCGTACAGATGCCCGCCTCACGCCATACCTTGCCCTCCGCGGCACTCTCCCTTCTCCTGTCAGCCGGGACGAGGTGGGCGAGTACTGGGGCCGCGGCGACCTGTTCGGCATGACCGCCGCCCGGGGCGGTTCCTTCTGGTACGCCAGCTACCGGTCCGGGCTTGGCCCCTACGGAATTGAGGTGGCGACAACGCTGGAGCAGGCCCGGCAGCGCTACGCCACTCACGCGCCCGCCATTCGCCGTGCGCTTGCCGCGGCCACTCCGGAATCCTGCCTGGTCCAGCGGCTCTGGACAGTTCCGCACTTGCGCTCCTACGTCCGCGGCAGGAATGTGCTCATTGGCGACGCCGCACACGCGATGATGCCAACCCTGGGCCGCGGCGCCTGCGAGTCGTTGGTGGACGCAGTGACACTGGCAGGCCTGCTCAACACGCTGCCCGAAAGCCAGGCGCTCCGCGAATACGACCGGCAGCGGCGGCTGAGGACCCGAGCCCTGAGCCTGGCGTCCTCGGCACTCGGGCGCATCGCTTTGGCCGAGGGCGGCCAGCCCCTTCGTGACCGCCTGCTCAACCTGGCCCGACGGCGGCAGGCGCGTGCCGCCGTCGTAAGCGGTTCCGGCGGCTGATCAGCGCACCGGCGCGGCCGGGAGCTTACTGTCCTCACCGGCTACGGAAGCGCCGGAAACAGGGGGCGCCGCGGCGGAAGCAGTCGGTGGAACCGCGGGGAGCCGCTTCTTCGTTGACCCCTGACGGCGGGACCGGCCGTACACCAGGTACATGGTGACGCCGGTGATGACCATCAGGAGCACGGTGTAGACGAAGGTGTTGGCCACACCTTCCACGCCTTCGGCCCCGTCCGTGTTGTTCTTGATGACCAGGCCCAAGGGCTGGACCAGCGGGTGGGCCAGGAAGATGGCGGTGTCGTAGTCATCCAGCAGGCTGTTGAAATTCAGGGCCGCGATGGCGGCGGCCGCCGGCAGTACCAGCGGCAGGAGGATCCGCCGGAACACGTACAGCGTCTTGGCCCCCATGATGGCCGCCGCTTCCTCGAGCGACGAATTCACCGAGGCGAAGGAGGCCTTGAGCATGCGGAGCGTGAACGGGATCTTCACCGTGACAAAAGCGATCAGCAGAATCACGGTGGTTCCGGTGAGCACTGCTCCACCCACCAATGGATTCGGGTGGTCGTAACTGATGATCAGGCCCAGGGCCAGCAGCGCCGACGGCAGGATCCAGGGAATGTGCAGCAGGTATTCGAAGACGTTGGCCACCCAGTTCCTGTACTTCTGCAGCAGCCGGGCCACGAAGAGCAGGCCTCCGACGGCGATCAGGGCTGCCAGGGCGCTGTACACAACACTCACGATGAACGGCCGCAGTCCGGATGGCTGGGTCAGGACCCGCACGTAGTTGTCCAGCGTCAGGTTGCCGAAGGTGAGTTGTCCGGTCTGGATGGCGGCGCCGTCCGCGAACGAATACAGGACGATGAGCACCACCGGAAGGGTGTACACGGCAAAAAGCAGGTAGGCCACGGAATGGACGGCCACGTTGGCTACCGGGTTGGTGATGTCCTGCTTCTGCAGGGCAGAGGAAACCTTTGACACCGAAAAATAGGTGCCGCCCCTTTCGAGGCGGGACATCACCGCGAGCATCAGGATGGTGGCCACGCCCAGGATAACTGCGAGCAGTGCCGCCAGATCCCGGGAAGTGGGGCTGTTAGTGAATGTCAGGATCATCGGCGTGATGGTCTGGAAGTCCCGCCCGCCCAGCACCTGCGGGGCGCTCAGTGCACCGAGACCGGTGAGGAAGGACAGGATTGTCACGGCGAACAGCGTCGGCTTGAGCATGGGCAACACCACCCGCCGCAGGATGGTCCACGTTGAAGCGCCAAGGTTTTTGGCGGCTTCGACGGTTTGGTAGTCAATGCCCTTCAGTGCGTTGGCCACAAACAGCATGTGGTTGGTGGTGGTGGCAAAAGTCATCACCACCAGGACCGCAAAGAACCCGGAGAACCACGCCGGGTCCATGGCCGGAAAGATCTTCACCAGCAGCGACGTGACAATTCCCTTGTCCCCGTAGATGAATTTGTAACCGGCTGCCAGCACGATGCCGCCGTAGATAAAGGTGGAGGCGTAGCCCAGGAAGAGGATCCTGGAGCCGCGGATCCGGAAGTAATGCGTCACGAGGACAATAAAAATCCCCACCAGGTTCACCGTGACGGACAGCGCCACCGCCAGCAGGAAGCTGTTCCCCAGGGCTGTCATGGCGCGCTGCGATGAGAAAAGCTTCTCTGCAGCCCGGCCGGAGAAATTGCCGTCCGGAAAGAAGGTGGCGATCAGGACGTTGACGTTGGGCCACACCAGGAACGCCGCGATGAACCAGGTCAGCACAACCCCAACGACCAGGACGAAGGGGGAGCGGGCCATGCTGCGGGCCGGTGTCCCGCCCGTCACAGGGCTACCGCCTGGTCTTCCCGTGTGAGGGCGGTGCCGGTGCCGGGGTGGTACTGCAGGACATGGGCAGGCTGGACGTAGACGGTGGTTTCCGTGCCGGGCCCGGGGTGGGCTGCGCCGTCCTCCCGGACCAGCAGACGGATGTCCGCGCCATGGCTCCGCA
Encoded proteins:
- a CDS encoding iron ABC transporter permease — its product is MARSPFVLVVGVVLTWFIAAFLVWPNVNVLIATFFPDGNFSGRAAEKLFSSQRAMTALGNSFLLAVALSVTVNLVGIFIVLVTHYFRIRGSRILFLGYASTFIYGGIVLAAGYKFIYGDKGIVTSLLVKIFPAMDPAWFSGFFAVLVVMTFATTTNHMLFVANALKGIDYQTVEAAKNLGASTWTILRRVVLPMLKPTLFAVTILSFLTGLGALSAPQVLGGRDFQTITPMILTFTNSPTSRDLAALLAVILGVATILMLAVMSRLERGGTYFSVSKVSSALQKQDITNPVANVAVHSVAYLLFAVYTLPVVLIVLYSFADGAAIQTGQLTFGNLTLDNYVRVLTQPSGLRPFIVSVVYSALAALIAVGGLLFVARLLQKYRNWVANVFEYLLHIPWILPSALLALGLIISYDHPNPLVGGAVLTGTTVILLIAFVTVKIPFTLRMLKASFASVNSSLEEAAAIMGAKTLYVFRRILLPLVLPAAAAIAALNFNSLLDDYDTAIFLAHPLVQPLGLVIKNNTDGAEGVEGVANTFVYTVLLMVITGVTMYLVYGRSRRQGSTKKRLPAVPPTASAAAPPVSGASVAGEDSKLPAAPVR
- a CDS encoding FAD-dependent monooxygenase, with product METIAIVGGGIAGLALAACLDPERFEVTVYEKRPELPAVGSALGMWPNAQRALARVGVLDEARSVSPVIGSGSVRSPDGEPWVTVDAGEMFGVSRIDLLRLLHAAVPATVRRTTSHLREVPADGGLVVGADGVHSVVRRQVWGARTDARLTPYLALRGTLPSPVSRDEVGEYWGRGDLFGMTAARGGSFWYASYRSGLGPYGIEVATTLEQARQRYATHAPAIRRALAAATPESCLVQRLWTVPHLRSYVRGRNVLIGDAAHAMMPTLGRGACESLVDAVTLAGLLNTLPESQALREYDRQRRLRTRALSLASSALGRIALAEGGQPLRDRLLNLARRRQARAAVVSGSGG